A window of the Myxococcus virescens genome harbors these coding sequences:
- the rsmG gene encoding 16S rRNA (guanine(527)-N(7))-methyltransferase RsmG — protein sequence MDNARFEDQLAAGCRALGVTVAADLGPRLQRLMSELLKWNAKVNLTAITAPEEVLEKHFLDSLAVLPEVTGAATLLDLGAGAGFPGLPLKLALPALGVTLVDTVGKKVAFIKAAAASLGMQGVRGLHARAEGQPETEGIPRAEVLIARAFMDLPDWLALAPAYVEPGGRVVAMLGKAQTDAELAARAAERQLRVVSARAYRLPFSGAERQVAVFAKE from the coding sequence GTGGATAACGCGCGGTTCGAGGATCAGCTCGCGGCGGGGTGCCGGGCGCTGGGAGTGACGGTGGCGGCGGACCTGGGGCCGCGGCTCCAGCGGTTGATGAGCGAGCTGCTCAAGTGGAACGCGAAGGTGAACCTCACGGCGATTACGGCGCCGGAGGAGGTGCTGGAGAAGCACTTCCTGGATTCGCTCGCGGTGTTGCCGGAGGTGACGGGCGCGGCGACGTTGTTGGACTTGGGCGCGGGCGCGGGCTTCCCGGGTCTGCCATTGAAGCTCGCGCTGCCCGCGCTGGGCGTCACGCTGGTGGACACGGTGGGCAAGAAGGTCGCGTTCATCAAGGCCGCGGCGGCGAGCCTGGGCATGCAAGGTGTTCGCGGTCTGCACGCGCGCGCGGAAGGCCAGCCGGAGACGGAAGGGATTCCGCGCGCCGAGGTGCTGATTGCGCGCGCGTTCATGGACCTGCCGGATTGGCTCGCGCTGGCGCCCGCGTATGTGGAGCCGGGCGGGCGCGTGGTGGCGATGCTCGGCAAGGCGCAGACGGACGCGGAGCTGGCGGCGCGCGCGGCGGAGCGGCAACTGCGCGTCGTGTCCGCGCGGGCGTACCGGCTGCCGTTCTCCGGTGCCGAGCGCCAGGTGGCGGTGTTCGCCAAGGAGTAG